CTCTCTCCCGAGGCCTCCTGCGCCAGCCGCCAGAGTTTCGGAGGAACCGCCCCGGAACAGGTCCGCGCGCGCATCGCCGATTGGAAGTCGCGTCTCAAATGAAAAAGCTTATCGTTCTCAGCGCTCTCGCCCTGATGGCCGCCTCGGCCGCCGCCTGTGGCCGGATGGCCGATCTGGAAGCGCCGAAGCCCCGCGAGACCGAGCGCGCGCCGCGCGACGCCTGGGCCCCCCATCTGCCCGATCCCGCCACGGTCAACCGGCCGTCCAGCCAGGTGCCGATCGACGGCGGCCCTTCCAATCCCCTCGGCGCCCCTGCCGCGGGACGCGACCCCCAGTAGAGACCTCTTGCATCATTTCGACCTGAAAGACGGCGCCCTCCAGGCCGAGGGCGTGTCTCTGGAAGCCCTGGCCGAGGCGGTCGGGACGCCCGCCTATGTCTATTCCACTGCCACCCTGACGCGGCACTACGGCGTGCTGCGCGAGGCGGCGGACGCCCATCGTGAAGCCTGGGGCGACGCCCTGATCGCCTATGCGGTCAAGGCCAACTCCAATCTGTCGGTGCTGGCGACCCTGGCGCGGCTGGGCTGCGGCGCGGACACCGTCTCCGAGGGCGAGATCCGTCGCGCGCTCGCGGCGGGCGTGCCCGCGGGCAAGATCATCTTCTCCGGCGTCGGCAAGACCGACGGCGAACTGGCCTTCGCCATCCAGCAGGGCGTGCGCCAGATCAATGTCGAGAGCCCGGCCGAGCTGGACCGGCTGATTCCCATCGCGGAGCGGCTGGGCAAGGTCCCGGAGATCGCCATCCGGGTGAACCCCAAGATCGGCGCCGGCGGCCACGCCAAGATCACCACCGGCGGCGAGGGCGACAAGTTCGGCATCCCGGCGGACGAGGCCATGGCCCTCTATGTCCGCGCCGCCGCCAGTCCGCATGTGACGCCCGTGGGCCTGGCCTGCCATATCGGCAGCCAGATCACCGACCTGACCCCGCTGGAAGCCGCCTTCCGGCTGCTGCGGTCGATGACCGAAGAGCTGCGGGCCAAGGGCCAGACCGTGACCCGGCTCGACCTCGGCGGCGGCCTGGGCGTTCCTTACGTCGGCGGCGCGCCGACCGCCTCTCCCGCCGACTATGTGGCCATGGCGGCGCGGGTGCTGGACGGTCTCGGCGTCGAGGCGGCGTTCGAGCCGGGGCGGCTGCTGGCCGCCAATGCCGGGGTGCTGCTGAGCCGGGTGATCCAGATCACCGAACGCGCCGACGGGCGGCGGTTCCTGGTTCTGGACGCGGCCATGAACGACCTTATCCGCCCGGCCATGTATGACAGCTTCCACGAGATCAAGGCGGTGCGGCCGCGTGAAGCCGGCGGCCACAATGCGCCGACCGCCTATGACGTGGTCGGCCCTATCTGCGAGACCGGCGACACCTTCGCCCGGGGTCGCGACCTGCCGCCGTTGCAGGCGGGCGATCTGGTCGTCTTCACCGGCGCGGGCGCCTATGGGGCGGTGATGTCGAGCGAGTACAACACCCGACCCCTGGTCCCCGAGGTGCTGGTCGACGGCGACCGCTGGGCCGTCATCCGCCCGCGCCCGACCTATGAGGAAATGCTGGCCCGCGAACCGATGGCGGACTGGCTTTAGCCGCCTAATCCAGCGCGCAGATGTCAGGGAGGCCGCGCAGGGCGCCGGCGTTGTCGAGGCCGTAGCCGACAAGGAAGCGGTTCGGGGCCTGCCAGCCGAAGAAGTCGGGCTCGGGCGCGCGCGGCAGGGGGAAGGGCTTGCGGGCGAAGACGCAGGTCAGGACCTCGGTCGCCCCCTTCTCCTTCGCGATCCGCACCGCCTCGGCCAGGGACAGGCCGGTGTCGAAGACGTCGTCGAGGATCAGGACCTTGCGGCCCTCCAGCGAGCGCTGGAAGGGGGCGTGGACATCGATCCGGCCCCGGCTCGACTTCTCGTCGCCGTAGGAGGCCAGCCACAGGGCGTCGAAGCGGACGTGACGGCCGACACGCGACAGGGCCCGGGTCAGGTCGGCGGCGAACCACAGCCCCCCGGTCAGAAGGACGGCGGCGACAGTGTCGTCGTCGATCACCGGCGCGATGCGCTCGGCGAGCTGGGCCACGATCCGGGCGATCTCGGCCTCGGACAGCAGGACTTCGGGTGTGGAAGACGTCGGGGAGGAGGAGTCAGCCATGATGCGAAGCGGATACCGCCTCGCCATGCCCGCTGTCGATAGGGTGAGCGTCGACGGGCGCCAGGGCCGGGGCCCGGATCTCATGGTCGATGGCCGGGCGCAGACCGCTCTCGGCCGCCTGGCCCATCAATGGGCCGGAGGTGTGGCCTGTCGGCGCGGGCGCGGTCGCATGGTCAGCCCCGGCGTCGGCGCCGTGTTCGGCCTGAGGCGGAGCGTGGTCGTCGCCGTGGGCGGGTTCGCCATGCGGGTCTTCGGCGGCGTGCCCGTTCTCGGCCCTGGCCTTCGCCTTGGGCGTGGCGACGAAGTCGGCGCCGATGCCCGAGATCTTCGCGCCCGGATCGGGGATGACAGCGGCGAAGCCCTGGACCCCGCCCGGAAGGACCGGGGCGGCGTCGATGGTGATGATGTGGAACCCGATCTCTGCGCCGTGGGCGTCCAGCAGGGCGATGCGGACGGGCGGGCTGACGATCTCATGGTCGCGGATGTTTCGCACCGAGCCCGAGACGATCACCTTGCCGGGATCCCAGGGCGCGACCTTGATGGCCATGGCCTCGAAATTCAGGCCCGTGGCGTTCACCGGCGAGCCGACGGCGGCATAGGCGGCGGCGGCGCGCGGATAGAGGTCGACGACCTCGACACGGAACAGCCAGGCGGCGCCGAGAATGCCGACGAAAACGCTGGCCAGGCCGGCCCAGACGGCGCCGTGGGTGGCGGCGCGGCGGACGCGGCGCTGTTCCTCGGCCCGGGCGCGGAAGGCCTTGGGCAGTTCGGGGGCGGGGGTCTCGGCGAGGCTTTCGGGACCGTCGTCGCGCTTGCCGAAGCCGCCGCCCTTGCCGTCCGCGGAGGCGCCCACCATGCCGTTGGCGACCATCTCGACCAGGGCGGCCTCGGGCGGGGCCGTCAGTTCGAGCGGTTCGTCGGCGAGAGACGCATGCCAGACGTGGGCGCAGGTCTTGCAGCGGACCTTGCGGCCAGTGGGGCCTATCGCCTCGTCGGGCGTGAAATAGCTGGTGGCGCAGGACGGACAGGTCAGTATCATGCGGTCTGACTGCGGGGCGTGATCCGCCCCCTCCTGTCGAGGCGCGCGCGCCCCGGTCCCAAAGAAAATCGATGCCTGCTCCGTCCCGCCGCGCCGCCGCTGCCGAATCCGCGCCCGAAACCGTCCGCCTGACCGGCGTGGGTTTCGGCTATGCCGATTCGCCCGACGTGCTTCGGGACGTTAACCTCATATTGCCGCGCGGCTCTTTCCACTTCCTTACCGGGCCGTCCGGGGCGGGGAAGTCGTCGCTGCTGCGGCTGCTGACCCTGGCCGAGCGGCCGACCTCGGGCCGGATCGCCCTTTTCGGACAGGACGTCACCGATCTGGGCCGGGCGGCGGCCCCGCCCCTGCGGCGGCGGATGGGGGTGGTGTTCCAGGACTTCCGCCTGCTGGACCATCTGGACCTGTTCGAGAACGCGGCCCTGCCGCTGCGGCTGGCCGGGAAGAAGCGCGCCGAATACGCCGCCGACGTCGAGGAGATGCTGCGCTGGGTCGGGCTGGGCGGGCGAATGGACGCCCGGCCGCCGTCCCTGTCGGGCGGCGAGAAACAGAGGCTGGCCATCGCCCGGGCGGTGATGAGCCGGCCCGAACTGATCATCGCCGACGAGCCGACCGGCAGCGTCGACAAGGCCATGGCCGACAAGCTGCTGAACCTGTTCCAGTCCCTGAACAAACTCGGCGCCACCGTCCTGATCGCCAGCCACGACGAGGCCCTGGCCGAACAGTCCGGCGCGCGGCGGCTGCGGCTGGATCGCGGACGGCTGACGGGGAGCGCGGGATGAAGTCGCCCTTCTCCGGGAAATCCACGGGCCTGCTGCCGCGCGACGCCGCGGGCGAGACCTGGCTGGCGGCGGTGATCGCCGTCCTGTGCTTCATCGCCTGCCTGGCCTGCGTCGGCGCGGTCGCGGCCGACCGCGCCGCCCACGGATGGGCGCGCCAGCTGCGGGCCGAGGCGACGGTGCAGGTGCGGCCGCGCGTCGGCGAAACCGGCCTAGCCGCCGCCGGACGGGCCGCCGAGACCCTGTCCAGCGTGCCCGGCGTGTCCGAGGCCGCCGTCATGGACCGCAAGGAAGCCGAGGACCTGCTGCGGCCCTGGCTGGGCGAGGCCGTCCTGCCCGACCTGCCCCTGCCCTTCCTGGTGACCGTGCGACTGGATCCGAAGGCGCCCGCCAGCACCGTGGTGCTGAGCCGCGCCCTGGCCGAGGCCGGGCTGGACGCCAGCGTCGACGACCATTCCCTGTGGCGCGGCGAGGTCGAGCGCTCCGCGGCCCTGATCACCGCCCTGAGCCTGGCCGGCTTCCTGCTGATCGCCTGCGCGGCGGCGGCGGCCATCGTCTATGCGACGCGAGCGGGGTTGGCGGCCCAGCGCGGGGTCATCGAGACCCTGAGCCTGTCGGGCGCGACCGAGGGCTATATCGCCGGCCTGTTCCAGACCCGGTTCGGCCTGCTGGCCGCCGGAGCGGGCGCCGCGGGCGCGGTCGCGGCGGCCCTGCTGTTGGGGGCGCTGAGGACGCTCGGCGGGGCCGGAGGCCTGACGGCCGCCCTGCCCCTGGCGTGGAGCGACATCCTGCTGCTCTCGCCATGTCCGCTGCTGGCGGGTACGGTGGCGCTTGTCGCGGCCAGAATCGCGGCCCAGGCCACCTTGGGGGACAGGGGACCCTGGCGCGGGCCGCGCCGAATCCGGGGACGCTTGGCGGACGCCGTTCACGACGATAGGAGGTTCAGATGAGGTTTCTGACGCTTATCGCCACCATCGCCCTGCTGTGGCTGGTCGGGTTGTTCGTGTTCGCCGACCGGGTGCGCGGATTGACCCCGGCGGCCGAGCCCGAGCGCGCCGACGCCATCGTCGCCCTGACCGGCCCCTCGGCCGAGCGGGTCAATGCGGCCGTCCGCCTGCTGGAGCACGACAAGGGCGACCGGCTTCTGATTTCCGGCGTCAATCCGTCAGTCCGCCGTCAGGAGCTGCGCGCCCTGACGCCCGGCTCGGACAAGCTGTTCAACTGCTGCGTCGACCTGGGCTTCGAGGCTGAGAATACCGTGGGCAACGCCCAGGAGATCGGCGCCTGGGCCAGGTCGCATCAGTACAAGCGGCTGATCGTGGTGACCTCGGACTATCACATGCCGCGCTCCCTGCTGGAGATCCACAGCGTCGCCCCTGAGCTGAAGCTGGTCCCCTATGCGGTGGAAACTCCGTCGCTGGACAATTCCCGATGGTGGAAGGCCGCCGTCACCGCGCGGCGCATGACGCTGGAATATATGAAATACCTCGCCGTCCTGGGCCGCGAGGCGCTACATCGCCTGACCGGCAAACATCCCGAGCGGAACCCGATCGCCCCCGATCCGTCCGCGACTTCTGAAGCGTCTCCGGAGACGGCTGGTTGATTACCCTGCGTTCGCTGCTGTTCACCCTGTGGCTCTATCTGTCGATGCCGCTGTTCGCGGTCGGCCTGTCGCCCGCCCTGCTGATGCCGGTGCCGGTGGCCCTGAAGGTCGTGCGCGCCTGGGCGAAATTCGTGCTGTTCGGCCTGCGCCATATCGCGGGCGTGCGGGTCGAGGTGCGGGGGCTTGAGTATCGACCGAAGGGCGCGGCCCTGGTCGCGTCCAAGCATCAGGGGATGCTGGACGTCGTCGCCCTTCTGGCCATCCTGCCGGAGCCCTGTTTCGTGCTGAAGAAGGAGCTGATGCCGCTTCCCTTCTTCGGCTGGTTCGCCTGGAAGACGAAGATGATCGCCGTAAACCGCGAGGGTCACGCCACGGCCCTGCGCGACATGACGCGTCAGGCCAAGGCCCGACTGGCCGAGGGCCGCCAGATTATCATCTTCCCCGAAGGCACCCGCACCGCGCCGGGCGAGCCCGGCCAGTACAAGCCCGGGGTCGCGGCCATCTATCGCGATCTGGAGGCCAGCTGCGCCCTGGTGGCGACCAACTCGGGCGAGCACTGGCCGGCCCACGGCTTCAAGCGCATCCCGGGCAAGGTGGTGTTCGAATTCCTGCCGCCCGCCCCGGCCGGCCTGAAGCGCGCGGCCTTCATGGCCATGGTGGAAGGCCGGATCGAACCGGCGTCCCAGGCGCTGCTGGAACGGTTGCGCTGAGAACGGGAATGGCGGGCGGCTCTCACACTCCCGCCAGCGCTCACGCTTCGCGCTCAAGCAGCGAGCGACCGCGTCGCTCGCGTTAGCGCACTAGGATGCCGCGAACTCGCTGAGGGCGTCGATGACGGCGCGGTTCTGGTCTTCGGTGCCGACGGTGATGCGGAGCGCATTGGGCAGGCCGTAAC
The genomic region above belongs to Brevundimonas goettingensis and contains:
- a CDS encoding YdcF family protein, translated to MRFLTLIATIALLWLVGLFVFADRVRGLTPAAEPERADAIVALTGPSAERVNAAVRLLEHDKGDRLLISGVNPSVRRQELRALTPGSDKLFNCCVDLGFEAENTVGNAQEIGAWARSHQYKRLIVVTSDYHMPRSLLEIHSVAPELKLVPYAVETPSLDNSRWWKAAVTARRMTLEYMKYLAVLGREALHRLTGKHPERNPIAPDPSATSEASPETAG
- a CDS encoding cell division ATP-binding protein FtsE gives rise to the protein MPAPSRRAAAAESAPETVRLTGVGFGYADSPDVLRDVNLILPRGSFHFLTGPSGAGKSSLLRLLTLAERPTSGRIALFGQDVTDLGRAAAPPLRRRMGVVFQDFRLLDHLDLFENAALPLRLAGKKRAEYAADVEEMLRWVGLGGRMDARPPSLSGGEKQRLAIARAVMSRPELIIADEPTGSVDKAMADKLLNLFQSLNKLGATVLIASHDEALAEQSGARRLRLDRGRLTGSAG
- a CDS encoding MJ0042-type zinc finger domain-containing protein — its product is MILTCPSCATSYFTPDEAIGPTGRKVRCKTCAHVWHASLADEPLELTAPPEAALVEMVANGMVGASADGKGGGFGKRDDGPESLAETPAPELPKAFRARAEEQRRVRRAATHGAVWAGLASVFVGILGAAWLFRVEVVDLYPRAAAAYAAVGSPVNATGLNFEAMAIKVAPWDPGKVIVSGSVRNIRDHEIVSPPVRIALLDAHGAEIGFHIITIDAAPVLPGGVQGFAAVIPDPGAKISGIGADFVATPKAKARAENGHAAEDPHGEPAHGDDHAPPQAEHGADAGADHATAPAPTGHTSGPLMGQAAESGLRPAIDHEIRAPALAPVDAHPIDSGHGEAVSASHHG
- a CDS encoding phosphoribosyltransferase; the encoded protein is MADSSSPTSSTPEVLLSEAEIARIVAQLAERIAPVIDDDTVAAVLLTGGLWFAADLTRALSRVGRHVRFDALWLASYGDEKSSRGRIDVHAPFQRSLEGRKVLILDDVFDTGLSLAEAVRIAKEKGATEVLTCVFARKPFPLPRAPEPDFFGWQAPNRFLVGYGLDNAGALRGLPDICALD
- the lysA gene encoding diaminopimelate decarboxylase translates to MHHFDLKDGALQAEGVSLEALAEAVGTPAYVYSTATLTRHYGVLREAADAHREAWGDALIAYAVKANSNLSVLATLARLGCGADTVSEGEIRRALAAGVPAGKIIFSGVGKTDGELAFAIQQGVRQINVESPAELDRLIPIAERLGKVPEIAIRVNPKIGAGGHAKITTGGEGDKFGIPADEAMALYVRAAASPHVTPVGLACHIGSQITDLTPLEAAFRLLRSMTEELRAKGQTVTRLDLGGGLGVPYVGGAPTASPADYVAMAARVLDGLGVEAAFEPGRLLAANAGVLLSRVIQITERADGRRFLVLDAAMNDLIRPAMYDSFHEIKAVRPREAGGHNAPTAYDVVGPICETGDTFARGRDLPPLQAGDLVVFTGAGAYGAVMSSEYNTRPLVPEVLVDGDRWAVIRPRPTYEEMLAREPMADWL
- a CDS encoding lysophospholipid acyltransferase family protein, producing the protein MITLRSLLFTLWLYLSMPLFAVGLSPALLMPVPVALKVVRAWAKFVLFGLRHIAGVRVEVRGLEYRPKGAALVASKHQGMLDVVALLAILPEPCFVLKKELMPLPFFGWFAWKTKMIAVNREGHATALRDMTRQAKARLAEGRQIIIFPEGTRTAPGEPGQYKPGVAAIYRDLEASCALVATNSGEHWPAHGFKRIPGKVVFEFLPPAPAGLKRAAFMAMVEGRIEPASQALLERLR
- a CDS encoding cell division protein FtsX — protein: MKSPFSGKSTGLLPRDAAGETWLAAVIAVLCFIACLACVGAVAADRAAHGWARQLRAEATVQVRPRVGETGLAAAGRAAETLSSVPGVSEAAVMDRKEAEDLLRPWLGEAVLPDLPLPFLVTVRLDPKAPASTVVLSRALAEAGLDASVDDHSLWRGEVERSAALITALSLAGFLLIACAAAAAIVYATRAGLAAQRGVIETLSLSGATEGYIAGLFQTRFGLLAAGAGAAGAVAAALLLGALRTLGGAGGLTAALPLAWSDILLLSPCPLLAGTVALVAARIAAQATLGDRGPWRGPRRIRGRLADAVHDDRRFR